In the Candidatus Eisenbacteria bacterium genome, one interval contains:
- a CDS encoding cold shock domain-containing protein, whose product MVVSDGPRQHGVVKWFNESKGFGFIQSEAGEEMFVHFSAIAGAGFKSLTAGDRVEFDVAEGDKGKQAANVAKL is encoded by the coding sequence ATGGTGGTCTCCGACGGTCCGCGCCAGCACGGTGTGGTCAAGTGGTTCAACGAGTCGAAGGGCTTCGGCTTCATTCAATCCGAGGCTGGAGAGGAAATGTTCGTCCACTTCAGCGCGATTGCGGGAGCCGGCTTCAAGAGCTTGACGGCCGGCGACCGCGTCGAGTTTGATGTCGCAGAAGGCGACAAGGGTAAGCAGGCCGCGAACGTC